Within the Thermostichus lividus PCC 6715 genome, the region AGCAGGAAGCCAGAAAATTCTGCGGTACAAGAGCGCTCTAGGAATTCAATAAAGAGTTGCCGCGTTTCGCCATCAATGTGATCCCACGATTGCTCAAATTCCGCATCCCGCACAAAGTGGTGGCGGTTGTAGTCGGTGCGGAATTCTTCAAGGATAGCCTGAAGTTCTGCCTCATTTTCAGTAATGCTCATTTCCGCCATCGCTTCAAAATCGGTGGTGTAGAAGCGGGGGTGAGGATGGTTTCTTGAGCGGGGGCTTTGACGCCCGGACGCAGTTCTTCAAACTCGGGCTTAGCTACGGTATTGACCATAAAACGCTGTGTCTCGCTGTCGCTAACGGCACTCTATAGAGCATGGTAGCGAAAATACGACACTGCATTACGGCTCATTACAGAACCGTTACATTCTGCTAGGGATGAAACCAACGGTTCCATAGGTTTTGCAGGCGATCGCCCCAGGAGGCTGACCAGTCTTGAGTCGCCAGCTCCTCTAGGAGGGATTGCCCCAAGGGGGTAAGGCGATAGCGATCGGTCAACCCTTGGCCATCGACTTCACGGCGCAGTAGGCCAACTTGGATCAACCAATCCAGTTCCGCTTCGACTACTAAGGCTGGCAGCGGCGATCGCGTAAAGCCCGCTTCCACCCCCTTGTGGGCAGCAATTTCTAAAAGCGCAACACTTCCTTGCTGCATCGCACGGAAGAGTTGGGGTAAAAATGGACTACACCGCAGGGCGCGATCGCCCCGTTGGCGGACATGGACGGAATAGGGAATGGGCACAGTGTCTTTACGTTGCAGGAGCACTACCTAGCCGTGGCCGGAAAACTGGGTATCGATAAGGGTGGCGCGATCGTTGGCGGAGTTACTGACTGCCGGACTGGCAGGCGAGGGAGACTTAGCGGCTGGTGACGTTTCAGGTTGCCCCATCCGCCGATCCGGAACGACCACACGCTCCATAATAAATTCAATGGTGCCTTTGCGTAACCAACCTCGCGCCACTAGGATATCGCCAAGGCGAGCACCCGTAGAGCGCTGATCCGCAAGCGCAACTTCAATTTGGGCTGGGGTGACTAACTCTGCTTCAACCAGATAATTCCCTAGGCGTTTTGTATAGCTATCATCCTGTGGCCGTTGAATAAACGGGCGGTTTTTTCGCTGGGGTCGCTGGCGCTGCGGGCACATCGGGTAGGCTTTCAGCCATTGCCCGATCGCCGGCCAAGGCAACCAAGCAATCTTTGATCTTCATTAAAATCTCAGCAGCACGCCGGGGCTGATTCTGATGTGCAGCTTGCTCCAGTAGCCGTGCTTCGGCTTCAACAAGCGTCTGCCGCGAGGCAACCGCAGCGACCTGCAGAATACGTGCTTGCTGCTGAAGAGCAGCCATATCATGCTCCAGCAGTGCTTTTTTACATTGCTTGAGGACAAGAGATCCCTGTTTGAGCAGGACTTTTTCGGCGGCAGTGGTCATAGTCAAGAACAGTGAGCGTTTGCTATTGGGGGGTTATATCTATTTTTTTTTAGTCAGTTGTTTAGTCGGTCAATGCTCGCTGTAGCCTACAATGCTATCAGTTTTCAAAGGCTACCGACAACTCAACACGTTATGCTTATCCTTGTGCTTTTACTATAATCTTTTTTGCGGTGGCGATCGCGAGAAGTACAAATGGTTTCACAATTATTGTTAAAAACACCCCGATGGGCTAGAAAGGGTGGCACACTGGCTACAAGCGCTCTCGAATTGGGATGAGGACCATGAACAGTTGTGTACTCTTTGCCGAGGTCATTGAGGCTCCGGAACTGCGTTATACCCAAGACAACCAGATGGCGGTGGCAACCATGGTGGTGCAGTTTCAGGGCATTCGTAGTGAGGAGCCACCGATGAGTTTGCGGGCAGTGGGCTGGGGTGGCCTTGGCCAAAAAATGCACGCTGAGTGCCATGTGGGCGATCGCCTGATCCTTGAGGGTCGCCTCAAGATGGATACCATTGACCGTGCCGAAGGCTTTAAGGAAAAGCGAGCGGAATTGGTTGTCAGCCGATTTTATGCGGTGGAGGGCAATGTGGTTGATCATGTGGCTCACCCCAGTAGTGTTCAGAGTGCCCCTAAGGTGCCCGTCGCACCACCGCCGCCAGAGGATTTGAATCTCGACGAAGTGCCGTTCTAGCCCTTAGCTGCCATCCCCAAGCGTAACGTTAGAAATTGCCATGGCTTTAAGCGGGTTGGCCACGGCAGGGACTGCGGGGGAGCTTCTAAGAAGTTGTGCTGCTCTGTGGGGTACCACGGCAGCAGGCTAGGCTGAAGGGTGAAGGTGCCCCCGTCGCCGTAGGCATCGGCCACTCTCAGGATCCAGCCCCTAGCGTCTTCGGCCTGCTTCAGCGCCATCAGGTGGAGGTTTGGGTCAGACCATGCCAGCAGTGAGCCATGACTGGGTAGGGAACCTGAGGTTGATAGGGGGGCGATCGCCGCCGTGAGGGGGTGGTTAAAGGCTGCTGCTTGATCGGGCACCCGTGCCTTCTGCCACGATTGACTGTGGGGAAATAGGCCATAACTGAAGTGGTGTTCACCGCGATCGCTGTGGGGATCCGGCCACGTGGGCGATCGCAACAGCGTTAATTGCAGTTGTTGGGGCTGGGCATCCACCCCATGCTTGCAATCGCTCAAGAGGCTCAGGCCATACTCTGGCGTGCTTAAATCTACCCACGTGAGAAAGGGCACCTCCCACTTCGCTTGGGCATGGGGGTCTAGATCACGATTGGGAAGCGTGGGGCGCTCTGTGATACCGCCGGGGGTTTCACAGGTGATAGTTGGTGCACTGATGGCCAAGGGAAACGCGGCTTTTAGCAGAATATGCGCTTCGTGCCAGTCAAGGGACGTGTCAATACGCAGCCATGGAGTCTGGTACTGCAGGACATACTCTTGCTGAATCCGTGAAGACTGGAATCGCCACGTCACCCGCAGCCGTTGCTCCAGTTGATGCCAGCAAACCCATTCAATGGACTCTAAGGTTGCCCCTGTCAGTGGG harbors:
- a CDS encoding Npun_F0494 family protein, which codes for MLLQRKDTVPIPYSVHVRQRGDRALRCSPFLPQLFRAMQQGSVALLEIAAHKGVEAGFTRSPLPALVVEAELDWLIQVGLLRREVDGQGLTDRYRLTPLGQSLLEELATQDWSASWGDRLQNLWNRWFHP
- a CDS encoding single-stranded DNA-binding protein, producing the protein MNSCVLFAEVIEAPELRYTQDNQMAVATMVVQFQGIRSEEPPMSLRAVGWGGLGQKMHAECHVGDRLILEGRLKMDTIDRAEGFKEKRAELVVSRFYAVEGNVVDHVAHPSSVQSAPKVPVAPPPPEDLNLDEVPF